One Acetobacterium sp. KB-1 DNA segment encodes these proteins:
- a CDS encoding HD domain-containing protein, giving the protein MDTRQLKILVIDDNRDNVIVLKALIQDAFPEVRVLAAFGGKAGFDMAASEDPDVIFMDIIMPEMDGFDVCRQLKARPDLADIPVVFVTASRGDKEHRILALECGGEGFLSKPFDEQELISQIRAMEKIRRANLRKRNEKKRLDNRVRKQNAALKAAHARTLKLLKSLEKENEARKKSEKALVEAQKLARLGSYEYHLKSGEIGYSEEVLNIFGIHSEEQIRTKEQLIRLVHPDDIASVLENIKKVMLEKSAADFVFRIIRQDGEESVANLRMIPQFDENKNHVGVFGTIQDITRIRKTEEEIRYLSYHDYLTGLFNRRFYEEVLVKLDIDENYPLTLVMADVNGLKMINDSFGHAVGDELLQKASNVIKSGCRDKDVIARLGGDEFVIILTKTDAETAALVIKRLETLASREKIGGLKLSIAFGSKTKTRKEENIQQVLKNAEDDMYRHKLYESASMRSKTIELIMNTLYEKSNREMMHSNRVGLICEKIGMRMKLDQDEINQIRTAGLIHDIGKMGIDEKILNKPGALNAEEWKEIKRHPEIGYRILSSVNEFSEMANCILEHHERWDGNGYPKGLKGEEISLQGRIVAVADSFDAMTSDRTYRKGLIHEAAIAEIKRCAGTHFDPLVAKILVEVVRLEKFR; this is encoded by the coding sequence GTGGATACGAGGCAATTAAAGATTTTAGTGATTGATGACAACCGGGATAATGTGATTGTCTTAAAAGCTCTGATACAGGATGCATTTCCGGAAGTCCGGGTTTTAGCGGCTTTTGGTGGCAAGGCGGGATTTGATATGGCGGCATCGGAAGATCCGGATGTTATTTTCATGGATATTATTATGCCGGAAATGGATGGCTTTGACGTCTGTCGACAATTAAAAGCCAGACCCGATCTGGCAGATATCCCGGTGGTTTTTGTGACGGCTTCCCGGGGCGATAAGGAACATCGAATTCTGGCGCTGGAATGCGGAGGGGAAGGGTTTTTATCCAAACCCTTTGATGAGCAGGAACTGATTTCTCAAATTAGGGCAATGGAAAAGATCAGACGGGCCAATCTTCGTAAACGTAACGAAAAAAAGCGGCTTGATAACCGGGTCAGAAAACAAAATGCGGCATTAAAGGCGGCCCATGCCCGAACGCTGAAACTCCTTAAATCGCTGGAAAAGGAAAATGAAGCCAGGAAAAAAAGCGAAAAAGCTCTGGTTGAAGCTCAAAAGTTGGCGCGTTTAGGGAGTTATGAGTATCACTTGAAAAGCGGGGAAATCGGTTATTCGGAGGAAGTTTTAAATATCTTCGGAATCCACTCAGAGGAGCAAATCAGGACAAAAGAACAGTTAATCAGGCTGGTTCATCCAGACGACATTGCTTCTGTACTGGAAAATATTAAAAAGGTGATGTTAGAAAAATCCGCTGCCGATTTTGTCTTTCGGATCATCAGGCAAGATGGAGAGGAAAGTGTTGCAAATCTAAGGATGATCCCCCAATTTGATGAAAATAAAAATCATGTTGGCGTTTTTGGAACCATCCAGGACATTACCCGGATCAGAAAAACCGAGGAGGAGATCCGCTATCTGAGCTATCATGATTATCTGACCGGTCTGTTTAACCGACGCTTTTATGAAGAGGTGCTGGTCAAACTGGATATTGATGAAAACTATCCATTGACTCTGGTGATGGCCGATGTCAATGGCTTGAAAATGATCAATGATTCTTTTGGTCACGCGGTAGGCGATGAACTTCTGCAGAAGGCGTCCAATGTGATTAAAAGTGGTTGTCGTGACAAGGACGTAATTGCCAGATTGGGTGGCGATGAATTTGTTATTATTTTGACTAAAACTGACGCTGAAACAGCGGCTCTGGTGATTAAACGTTTGGAAACACTGGCGTCCAGAGAAAAAATAGGTGGCTTGAAACTTTCGATTGCTTTTGGTAGCAAAACAAAAACCAGAAAAGAAGAAAATATCCAGCAAGTGCTTAAAAATGCCGAGGATGATATGTATCGGCATAAACTTTACGAAAGTGCCAGCATGCGCAGCAAAACGATTGAACTGATTATGAACACCCTATATGAAAAAAGCAACCGGGAAATGATGCATTCTAACCGGGTGGGCCTCATTTGTGAAAAAATTGGCATGCGGATGAAACTGGATCAGGATGAAATTAATCAGATCCGAACAGCGGGACTGATTCATGATATTGGCAAAATGGGGATTGACGAAAAGATATTGAATAAGCCGGGAGCCCTTAACGCTGAAGAATGGAAAGAAATAAAACGGCATCCGGAAATTGGATACCGAATTCTCAGTTCAGTCAATGAATTTTCGGAAATGGCAAATTGTATTTTGGAACATCATGAGCGATGGGATGGAAATGGCTATCCCAAAGGTTTAAAGGGTGAAGAAATTTCGTTACAGGGAAGAATTGTGGCGGTAGCAGATTCCTTCGACGCCATGACCAGTGATCGAACCTATCGAAAAGGGCTGATTCATGAAGCCGCAATTGCAGAAATCAAACGCTGTGCCGGAACTCATTTTGATCCGCTGGTGGCAAAAATACTGGTTGAAGTGGTGCGTTTAGAGAAGTTCCGTTAG
- a CDS encoding sensor domain-containing diguanylate cyclase — MLTVEIKELIVYLRNIVSEEKPDDGFLEKYGDDPDFIELDNAAREIRNNCKKHFEMIFDLFPDPTIITTMDEGKLLTYNQAFLKLIKTRGRTIFDESVNISDLYFELDKREQLVAELKRTGISENMEIMVKDVNDEMFVGLVSAQAINIEGTPHILSVIRDITEIKRLEAEIKQLSIKDKLTQVFNRPKLDTFLQCELERSERTRAPFSIVLVDVDSLRQINDTYGNPVGDKVLVAIADILKQNIRVTDVVGRWSGEEFLIILPDTDKKGAVTLAEKIRTIVENTNFETVLKLTSSFGVSTYRQDLLPATLISRAHVARSRAKEKGKNRVEWQ, encoded by the coding sequence ATGCTAACTGTCGAAATCAAAGAATTGATTGTGTATCTAAGGAATATTGTATCGGAAGAAAAACCGGATGATGGTTTTTTAGAAAAATACGGAGATGATCCGGACTTTATTGAACTTGATAACGCAGCGCGGGAGATTCGAAACAACTGCAAAAAACACTTTGAAATGATCTTTGACTTGTTTCCTGACCCGACCATTATTACGACTATGGATGAGGGCAAGCTATTGACCTATAATCAGGCCTTTTTAAAGCTGATCAAGACCCGGGGAAGGACAATTTTTGATGAGTCGGTAAATATTTCTGATCTGTATTTCGAATTGGATAAGAGAGAGCAATTAGTTGCAGAATTAAAACGAACGGGTATCAGCGAAAATATGGAGATCATGGTTAAGGATGTAAATGATGAAATGTTTGTCGGCCTGGTTTCGGCTCAGGCGATTAACATCGAAGGGACACCTCATATTCTGAGTGTAATTCGGGATATTACCGAAATTAAACGTTTAGAAGCTGAAATTAAACAGTTATCAATCAAGGATAAATTGACGCAGGTGTTTAATCGTCCTAAACTTGATACGTTTCTCCAATGCGAACTGGAACGTTCTGAACGGACCAGGGCCCCTTTTTCAATCGTCCTGGTGGATGTCGATTCGCTCAGACAGATTAATGATACCTATGGAAATCCGGTCGGAGATAAAGTACTGGTGGCAATTGCCGATATCCTGAAACAAAATATTCGGGTGACGGATGTTGTTGGCAGATGGAGTGGTGAAGAATTTTTGATTATTCTACCCGATACCGATAAAAAAGGGGCCGTAACCCTGGCGGAAAAGATTCGCACCATTGTTGAAAACACCAATTTTGAGACCGTTTTAAAGCTAACGTCGAGTTTTGGGGTATCAACCTATCGTCAGGACTTGTTGCCGGCAACCCTGATTTCCAGAGCCCATGTGGCCCGGAGTCGGGCCAAAGAAAAAGGAAAAAACCGAGTGGAGTGGCAATAA
- the uvsE gene encoding UV DNA damage repair endonuclease UvsE has translation MRIGYACLTVGVPNTELKTCLLKNVTDEKLTELIKHNLNALENMIDYNINNRVELFRISSSLIPFGSNPVNRIIWWEVFEKQLKKIAKKIAKSGMRVSMHPGQYTVLNSPDEKIVSNAIADLNYHARIMDSLGLGPENKIILHVGGVYNDKKQAIKRFLKNYDGLDETVKKRLIIENDDKSYTISDVVIIGKALDIPVVFDNLHHKVNPCDTNQPDTYWIDICKTTWKSQDGNQKIHYSQQNPEKKTGSHSKTIAITAFMAFYEAIKDRDLDIMLEVKDKNLSAIKCINCTIGEKEINQLEHEWSKYKYAVLERSPLDYLEIRKLLNNKERYPCIEFYNLIETSFQKETTIGNSINVAQHIWGYFRTLALPSEKKYFLKLLDQYEKGEASIKKVKKNLWKMTVKYDQTYLLDSYYYVII, from the coding sequence ATGAGGATAGGATACGCATGTTTAACGGTGGGAGTACCCAATACTGAACTTAAAACGTGCTTGCTTAAAAATGTTACCGATGAAAAATTGACGGAGTTGATCAAGCATAATTTAAATGCACTGGAAAATATGATTGACTACAATATTAATAACCGGGTTGAATTATTTAGAATCAGTTCATCCCTGATCCCCTTTGGATCAAATCCGGTTAACCGGATCATCTGGTGGGAAGTATTTGAAAAGCAGTTAAAAAAGATCGCAAAGAAAATAGCCAAAAGCGGGATGCGGGTTTCCATGCATCCGGGACAATACACCGTTTTAAATTCACCCGATGAAAAGATCGTGTCTAACGCCATTGCCGACCTTAATTATCACGCCCGGATTATGGACAGCCTTGGGCTGGGGCCGGAGAATAAAATTATCCTCCACGTAGGTGGGGTTTATAATGATAAGAAACAGGCGATCAAACGATTTCTAAAAAATTATGATGGCTTGGATGAAACTGTCAAGAAACGACTGATCATTGAAAATGATGATAAATCCTACACCATCAGTGATGTTGTAATCATTGGGAAAGCACTGGATATTCCGGTTGTCTTTGATAACCTCCATCATAAGGTGAATCCCTGTGATACAAATCAGCCGGACACGTATTGGATCGATATTTGTAAAACCACCTGGAAAAGTCAGGATGGCAATCAGAAGATTCATTATTCCCAACAAAATCCCGAAAAAAAAACTGGTTCCCACTCTAAAACAATAGCGATAACAGCGTTTATGGCGTTCTATGAAGCGATAAAGGACAGAGATCTGGACATCATGCTGGAAGTCAAAGATAAAAATCTGTCGGCCATAAAATGTATCAATTGCACAATCGGGGAAAAAGAAATAAATCAATTAGAACATGAGTGGAGCAAGTATAAATATGCCGTGCTGGAACGGTCCCCGCTTGACTATCTGGAGATTAGAAAACTACTTAATAACAAAGAGCGTTACCCCTGCATCGAGTTTTATAATCTTATTGAAACCTCTTTCCAGAAAGAAACGACGATTGGAAACTCCATTAACGTGGCCCAGCACATTTGGGGATATTTCAGAACCCTGGCATTGCCCAGTGAAAAGAAGTATTTTTTAAAATTGTTGGATCAATATGAGAAAGGGGAGGCTTCGATTAAAAAGGTAAAGAAAAATTTGTGGAAAATGACCGTTAAGTACGACCAGACCTACCTGTTGGACTCCTACTATTATGTAATTATTTGA
- a CDS encoding protein-glutamate O-methyltransferase CheR codes for METHTDDSVFEMIRIMKATYEKDLSIYEEAFLVKTLKRRMAGINVNQSDYPLYLQENGDEAERLIASFQITYSQFFRNSLTFAVLEQLVLPQLLSRKPENGELRVWSAGCSTGQEAYSIAILLEELIRTAKKPMRFRIFATDLSREAISIAKAGIYNEDEVSNIRMKHLKSYFMKRGEAYGVIPGLKDKIDFSEYDLLDSHSSNPPDSIFGDFDIIFCCNLLFYYKTAVRRSIVGKLKRSLAEGGFLITGEAESIFMGKDEDLKMLSSSVPVFWKLRHFK; via the coding sequence ATGGAAACGCACACTGACGACTCTGTTTTTGAGATGATTCGGATTATGAAAGCAACGTATGAAAAAGATCTGAGCATCTATGAGGAGGCCTTTCTGGTAAAAACCTTAAAGCGGCGAATGGCGGGTATCAATGTTAACCAATCGGACTACCCTTTGTACCTACAGGAAAACGGTGATGAAGCGGAACGCTTAATAGCATCGTTTCAGATCACCTATAGTCAATTTTTCAGAAATTCTTTGACCTTTGCGGTGTTGGAGCAGCTGGTTTTACCCCAACTACTAAGCCGGAAACCTGAAAATGGCGAACTAAGGGTGTGGTCGGCCGGTTGTTCTACTGGTCAGGAAGCCTACTCCATCGCAATCCTACTGGAAGAGTTGATCCGTACCGCAAAAAAACCGATGCGGTTCCGAATTTTTGCTACCGATCTTTCCAGAGAAGCGATAAGCATTGCCAAAGCCGGGATTTATAATGAGGATGAAGTGTCAAATATTCGGATGAAACACTTAAAAAGTTATTTTATGAAAAGGGGCGAAGCCTATGGCGTTATACCCGGATTAAAAGATAAGATTGACTTTTCAGAGTACGATTTGCTGGATTCCCATTCCAGTAATCCACCGGATAGCATTTTTGGTGATTTTGATATCATTTTCTGCTGTAATCTTCTTTTTTATTATAAAACGGCGGTGAGACGATCGATTGTCGGGAAATTAAAGCGTTCTTTAGCCGAAGGAGGCTTTCTCATCACTGGTGAAGCAGAGTCGATTTTTATGGGAAAGGACGAGGACTTAAAGATGTTGTCTTCAAGTGTTCCTGTTTTTTGGAAATTACGGCATTTCAAATAG